From Desulfatiglans anilini DSM 4660, one genomic window encodes:
- a CDS encoding CHC2 zinc finger domain-containing protein, translated as MSMGGTDNVREYYRLVTEMDIGDVARELLPGRITQETGQRLMCDCPNHQSQSRLSLHVMLDKQGWYCFGCGVGGDVLQLVEFIQTGSVTTGQSGPMPDSHRQARDYLAKKAGLPPLSRYGLSQERLAQTEADRAFELRVKDALTALAKLYHAKLKDSPEVLDWLKSKYALSEETIDDLLIGYADNASGAVAQLTGGEDGFSKRELAATGAFRPTSQDGLTPFFERRIVFPYWSRGRVVFMIGRKTPWTPDVGWEQGKYKKLPVHDEHQRPYVADFINNALLFNEDCLLARPGKVIITEGVTDCLALMQLGLPTVSPVTVRIRSADWERLIPKLRGVETVYICQDNELSQAGLKGALQTARTLAEHKIDTRLVTLPLSETQISARQELTERFGLTASVGPKELAKLLTGRPAEEVRAAEALLATAKIDVNDYIAAGHTLEDFERLLAEASTPIEFGVRSLPEDAEEEERNRLLEPILGEISEQSPLEQARLLKLVQERIGGGVSMATLKEQIRAIQKDRKVEFRNEKKKAKRMSGAMPGSCRARVDEVLIDTELENGAPDYTLAAEAAYDWFNANGAQFFHTLQGEPFMYFDNAIYWMDSPDRGRKRHYAAMLYKHTGMVPTTGGGRTFFEVLPSLAMIRGQVRDHFSWLHTDVASYTVYFNLNNPEHEIAKITPDEIRIMKNGGNDDGIILDGSRKMKPLKFLPDADLEEADRLLVDLLVGNMTCPQGDRFLILSWLSCFLLIDFAGTRPMTRFEGSAGSGKTTASKITSTLLYGEPQHKKATDAANYTDGSQNPLIVLDNIEVKQMTEDLTTFMLTSITGIAKEKRKSGTDSETITERTKCLLNTTGIEPLCGELSEILSRSFVINFDLANQASDCFLESEVISAIQQNRDLIISAIMKRTSHVLAMIRDGAQKQVMRLLHRTMPTHGKRRCNDYLSLMYLMMLAGSEDHEVTTGLEDLSPLFIEQIHSINDTSQEMARESNPIATALASLFHAYRNAVELDEKARYGEDDRANHVVGFIERYQVRFENENTMEPVSAGRLLAALRRVGREFNLEFEYKKPAQLGRRISNDLDVIRDAGFDIDRQRNAHTKNFEYRVSRRGI; from the coding sequence ATGAGCATGGGCGGAACGGATAACGTCAGGGAGTATTACCGGCTCGTCACCGAGATGGACATCGGTGACGTGGCCCGGGAACTCCTGCCGGGACGGATCACCCAGGAGACCGGCCAGCGCTTGATGTGCGACTGCCCCAACCATCAGAGCCAGTCGCGCCTGTCTCTGCACGTGATGCTCGACAAGCAGGGCTGGTACTGCTTCGGCTGCGGGGTCGGCGGCGACGTCCTGCAGCTCGTGGAGTTCATTCAGACGGGCTCGGTAACCACCGGACAATCCGGTCCGATGCCGGACAGCCACCGTCAAGCCCGGGACTATCTCGCCAAGAAGGCGGGCTTGCCGCCGCTGTCGCGCTATGGCCTCAGCCAGGAGCGTCTGGCCCAGACGGAAGCCGACCGCGCCTTTGAGCTGCGGGTCAAGGACGCGCTGACGGCGCTGGCCAAGCTTTACCACGCCAAGCTCAAGGATTCGCCGGAGGTCCTCGACTGGCTGAAATCCAAATATGCCCTGAGCGAGGAGACCATCGACGATCTCCTGATCGGCTACGCGGACAATGCGTCCGGCGCGGTCGCCCAACTGACCGGGGGTGAAGACGGCTTCTCCAAGCGAGAGCTCGCCGCCACCGGCGCTTTCAGGCCCACCAGCCAGGACGGCCTGACGCCATTCTTCGAGCGCCGGATCGTCTTTCCCTACTGGAGCCGTGGCCGGGTGGTATTCATGATCGGCCGCAAGACGCCGTGGACCCCGGACGTTGGCTGGGAGCAAGGGAAATACAAGAAACTGCCGGTTCACGACGAGCACCAGCGGCCCTACGTCGCCGACTTCATCAACAACGCGCTGCTGTTCAACGAGGACTGTCTGCTGGCCAGGCCCGGCAAGGTAATCATCACCGAGGGGGTGACCGATTGCCTGGCGCTGATGCAACTGGGCCTGCCCACTGTATCTCCGGTCACCGTCCGCATCCGGTCCGCCGATTGGGAGCGCCTGATCCCCAAGCTGCGCGGCGTCGAAACCGTCTACATCTGCCAGGACAACGAACTCTCCCAGGCCGGTCTCAAAGGGGCGCTGCAAACCGCCCGCACCCTGGCCGAACACAAAATCGACACGCGCCTGGTGACGCTGCCCTTGTCAGAGACACAGATCTCGGCCCGGCAGGAGCTGACCGAACGCTTCGGCCTGACGGCGAGCGTGGGGCCGAAGGAGCTGGCCAAGCTGCTGACAGGACGTCCCGCCGAGGAAGTCCGGGCGGCCGAGGCGCTTCTCGCCACCGCCAAGATCGACGTCAACGATTACATTGCCGCTGGGCATACCCTGGAGGATTTCGAGCGCCTGCTCGCCGAGGCCAGCACGCCCATCGAGTTCGGTGTTCGCTCACTGCCCGAGGACGCTGAAGAGGAGGAACGCAACCGCCTGCTCGAACCGATCCTTGGGGAAATTTCCGAGCAGTCTCCGCTGGAACAGGCCCGTCTGCTGAAGCTGGTGCAGGAGCGCATCGGCGGTGGTGTTTCCATGGCCACCCTGAAGGAGCAGATCCGCGCCATCCAGAAGGATCGCAAGGTCGAGTTCCGTAACGAAAAGAAAAAGGCCAAGCGGATGTCCGGCGCGATGCCCGGATCATGTCGCGCCCGGGTCGACGAGGTGCTGATCGACACGGAACTGGAGAACGGCGCTCCCGACTACACCCTGGCCGCCGAGGCCGCTTACGACTGGTTCAACGCCAACGGTGCCCAGTTCTTTCACACACTGCAGGGCGAGCCATTCATGTATTTCGACAACGCCATCTACTGGATGGATTCACCGGACCGGGGCCGCAAGCGCCATTACGCGGCCATGCTCTATAAGCACACGGGCATGGTGCCGACCACGGGCGGCGGACGGACATTTTTCGAGGTGCTGCCCAGCCTGGCCATGATCCGTGGCCAGGTGCGCGACCATTTCTCCTGGCTGCACACCGATGTGGCCTCCTACACCGTCTATTTCAATCTGAACAATCCGGAGCACGAGATCGCCAAGATCACCCCGGACGAGATCCGGATCATGAAGAACGGCGGTAACGACGACGGCATCATCCTGGACGGCTCGCGCAAGATGAAGCCGCTGAAATTTCTGCCCGACGCCGATCTCGAAGAGGCGGACCGGCTCCTGGTCGATCTGCTGGTGGGCAACATGACCTGCCCGCAGGGGGATCGCTTTCTCATCCTTTCCTGGCTCTCCTGTTTCCTGTTGATCGACTTCGCCGGGACGCGGCCCATGACCCGTTTCGAGGGCTCGGCCGGATCGGGCAAGACCACCGCCAGCAAGATCACGTCGACGCTGCTTTACGGCGAGCCCCAGCATAAGAAGGCCACCGACGCGGCGAACTACACCGATGGCTCGCAGAACCCGCTCATCGTCCTCGACAACATCGAGGTCAAGCAGATGACCGAGGATCTGACCACCTTCATGCTGACCAGCATCACCGGCATCGCCAAGGAAAAACGCAAGAGCGGCACCGACAGCGAGACCATCACCGAGCGGACCAAATGCCTGCTGAACACCACCGGCATCGAACCGCTGTGCGGGGAGCTTTCGGAGATCCTGTCGAGGTCCTTCGTCATCAACTTCGACCTCGCCAACCAGGCCAGCGACTGCTTTCTGGAATCGGAGGTCATCTCCGCCATCCAGCAGAACCGGGATCTGATCATCTCGGCCATCATGAAGCGGACCAGCCATGTGCTGGCGATGATCCGGGACGGAGCCCAGAAACAGGTCATGCGCCTGCTGCACCGAACCATGCCGACTCATGGCAAGCGCCGGTGCAACGACTATCTGAGCCTGATGTATCTGATGATGCTGGCCGGGTCCGAGGATCACGAAGTGACTACCGGGCTCGAGGATCTGAGCCCGCTGTTCATCGAGCAGATCCATTCCATCAACGACACCAGCCAGGAGATGGCGCGGGAGTCGAACCCCATAGCAACGGCGTTGGCGTCGCTCTTCCACGCCTACCGAAACGCGGTGGAACTGGACGAGAAGGCCCGCTACGGCGAGGACGACAGGGCAAACCACGTGGTGGGGTTCATCGAACGCTATCAGGTGAGGTTCGAGAACGAGAACACCATGGAGCCGGTGTCGGCGGGACGGCTGCTCGCGGCGCTGCGCAGGGTCGGCCGGGAATTCAACCTCGAGTTCGAATACAAGAAGCCCGCCCAGCTCGGTCGGCGCATCAGCAACGACCTGGACGTCATCCGGGACGCAGGGTTCGACATCGACCGGCAGCGCAACGCCCACACCAAGAACTTCGAGTATCGAGTCAGCCGCAGAGGTATTTAA
- a CDS encoding class I SAM-dependent methyltransferase: MYKTLHEFTQRPAPHSRFTAKELWTRPHLARQMLQFHLDQSTELASRPLTAIDSIIEWLDRKISLEGKNLCDLGCGPGLYATRFAERGANVTGVDFSCHTLDYAVAEATRTGKLIRYLHADYLADSLPTGFDVVTLIYYDYCALSSDHRKSLLAKIHDMLKPGGKVVLDVVGMGSFAAKHEGTIVESNLMGGFWAEGDYVGIQRTILYPDEALSLDRILIIEPTESWQIFNWFQYYTPERLSEELGEAGFKIDTLMGSLAGVPLTDDSEFMGVIATK, translated from the coding sequence ATGTATAAAACATTGCACGAGTTCACCCAACGCCCCGCTCCGCATTCGCGGTTCACAGCTAAAGAACTCTGGACCCGACCTCACCTTGCCCGCCAGATGCTTCAGTTTCATTTGGATCAAAGCACAGAGCTCGCGTCGAGACCGCTAACGGCCATCGATTCGATTATCGAATGGCTTGATCGCAAAATTTCACTTGAAGGCAAAAATCTATGCGATCTTGGCTGCGGTCCCGGGCTATACGCCACACGTTTTGCTGAGCGAGGAGCGAATGTAACCGGTGTCGATTTTTCATGCCATACATTGGATTACGCTGTCGCAGAGGCAACCCGTACCGGCAAGCTAATTCGTTACCTTCACGCAGACTACCTTGCGGACAGTCTCCCCACCGGTTTTGATGTTGTCACTCTGATTTACTATGACTACTGTGCCCTTTCTTCAGACCACCGAAAGAGTCTATTAGCAAAAATACACGACATGCTGAAGCCGGGCGGGAAGGTTGTCCTCGATGTCGTAGGGATGGGAAGTTTTGCCGCTAAACACGAGGGGACGATTGTCGAAAGCAATCTGATGGGAGGCTTCTGGGCCGAGGGAGACTACGTCGGGATACAGCGGACAATACTGTATCCCGATGAGGCATTGTCCTTGGACCGTATACTGATTATTGAACCAACTGAAAGTTGGCAAATATTCAACTGGTTTCAGTATTACACCCCGGAGCGTCTATCAGAGGAATTAGGCGAAGCAGGGTTCAAAATCGACACCTTAATGGGGTCATTGGCTGGAGTTCCTTTGACTGATGACAGTGAATTCATGGGAGTCATAGCAACCAAATAG